The Nitriliruptor alkaliphilus DSM 45188 genome includes a region encoding these proteins:
- a CDS encoding carbohydrate ABC transporter permease — translation MSGLTEVRTRPEETDAPPRATHRRTRRRPTVSSLAIGAVLWGYALVVVAPLLLVVLNSLRPTSEIFADPIALPERVSLDSYATAWTDANFGRYFFNSLGITIASVLLATTVSVLAAYPLGRYRFRGSSALSLFFLSGLMLPFRLAILPLFLLLDGLNLVDTRSGLVLVYAATGIPFSVFILTAFFRQLPGDLADAAAIDGAGEFQIFSRVMLPLVRPALSTVMVFQFVPLWNDFFFPLVLLRSSDKWTLPVGMTRFFGEYQTDWSTLFAGLLIATLPLIVLFLAATRQIIAGLTAGIGKM, via the coding sequence GTGAGCGGACTGACCGAGGTGCGTACGCGACCGGAGGAGACCGACGCGCCGCCCCGGGCGACCCACCGGCGCACGCGGCGCCGACCCACCGTCTCGTCGCTCGCCATCGGCGCGGTCCTGTGGGGCTACGCGCTCGTGGTCGTCGCCCCGCTCCTGCTCGTCGTGCTCAACTCCCTGCGTCCGACGTCGGAGATCTTCGCTGACCCCATCGCGCTGCCCGAACGGGTCTCCCTCGACTCGTACGCGACCGCGTGGACCGACGCGAACTTCGGCCGCTACTTCTTCAACTCGCTCGGTATCACCATCGCGTCGGTCCTCCTGGCGACGACGGTGTCCGTGCTGGCCGCCTACCCGCTCGGTCGCTACCGGTTCCGTGGCAGCAGCGCGTTGTCGTTGTTCTTCCTGTCCGGCCTGATGCTGCCGTTCCGCCTGGCCATCTTGCCGCTGTTCCTCCTCCTGGACGGCCTGAACCTGGTCGACACCCGCTCGGGCCTCGTGCTCGTGTACGCCGCGACCGGGATCCCGTTCAGCGTCTTCATCCTCACCGCGTTCTTCCGGCAGCTGCCGGGGGACCTGGCTGACGCTGCAGCGATCGACGGTGCGGGGGAGTTCCAGATCTTCTCGCGGGTCATGCTGCCGCTGGTGCGACCGGCGTTGTCGACCGTCATGGTCTTCCAGTTCGTGCCGCTGTGGAACGACTTCTTCTTCCCGCTGGTCCTGCTGCGCAGCAGCGACAAGTGGACGCTGCCGGTGGGCATGACCCGGTTCTTCGGTGAGTACCAGACCGACTGGTCGACGCTGTTCGCCGGGTTGCTGATCGCGACGCTGCCGCTGATCGTCCTGTTCCTCGCGGCGACGAGACAGATCATCGCGGGCCTCACGGCGGGGATCGGGAAGATGTGA
- a CDS encoding glycoside hydrolase family 3 protein gives MRRGRLRLVALIASASLLLALPAAAQTRPGPPVSAERGFIESTLNRMSLEERVGQLFWTHVYGSSADDTSMAAQNQATYGVDTPAEVVEKYDLGGVIYFAWSGNVDSPEAVATLSNGLQEVATSSASGVPLTLTIDQEGGLVQRILEPATVWPGNMALGATRSTELAAAQGAMLADELRAVGINANFAPVVDVNTNPLNPVIGIRSYGEDPDLVSALGGASVTAMQSRGVSATPKHFPGHGDTEVDSHYGLPIVTYDRSVLDEVHLPPFQAAIDAGADMVMTAHVIIEAIDPDLPATLSHDVLTGVLRGDLGFEGVIVTDAMEMQAIVDHWGAEEAAVMALQAGADVLLMPQDMDAATAAVLEAVRSGEIASKDLDAKVRRVLQVKYDRGLFDDPFVDESAVGGVVGNETHLETALEISRRAATVIHNDDVLPLDAGAGDVVVVGPAAANVADLSGELQDRGLSVTTHTVATNPNASERAAAVAAASDADLVVAATWRAWANPGQAQLARDLAEGDAPVLAIGTRDAYDIAYYPQVDAYVATYGTRAVNHAGAGEVLFGETEPTGLLPVTIPTADGSGVLYPFGHGLGY, from the coding sequence ATGCGTCGCGGACGCCTACGTCTCGTCGCGCTCATCGCGAGCGCGTCCCTGCTGCTGGCCCTACCGGCCGCGGCACAGACACGGCCAGGCCCGCCGGTCTCGGCCGAGCGCGGGTTCATCGAATCGACCCTGAACCGGATGAGCCTCGAGGAGCGGGTCGGCCAGCTGTTCTGGACCCACGTCTACGGCTCGAGCGCCGACGACACCTCGATGGCAGCGCAGAACCAGGCGACCTACGGGGTCGACACGCCGGCCGAGGTCGTCGAGAAGTACGACCTCGGAGGCGTCATCTACTTCGCCTGGTCGGGCAACGTGGACAGCCCGGAGGCGGTCGCCACGCTGTCCAACGGCCTGCAGGAGGTCGCCACCTCCAGCGCGAGCGGCGTGCCGCTCACCTTGACCATCGACCAGGAGGGCGGCCTCGTCCAACGCATCCTCGAACCGGCGACGGTGTGGCCGGGCAACATGGCGCTCGGCGCTACGCGCTCCACGGAACTGGCGGCGGCGCAGGGGGCGATGCTGGCCGATGAGCTGCGGGCGGTCGGCATCAACGCCAACTTCGCCCCGGTCGTCGACGTGAACACCAACCCGCTGAACCCGGTCATCGGCATCCGCTCCTACGGCGAGGACCCCGACCTCGTGAGTGCGCTCGGTGGCGCGTCGGTCACCGCGATGCAGTCACGTGGCGTGTCCGCCACGCCGAAGCACTTCCCGGGCCACGGTGACACCGAGGTGGATTCGCACTACGGCCTGCCGATCGTGACCTACGACCGTTCGGTCCTCGACGAGGTCCACCTGCCGCCGTTCCAGGCTGCGATCGACGCCGGGGCCGACATGGTGATGACGGCGCACGTGATCATCGAGGCGATCGACCCGGACCTGCCCGCCACGCTCTCCCACGACGTGCTGACCGGGGTGCTGCGCGGCGATCTCGGGTTCGAGGGGGTGATCGTCACCGATGCGATGGAGATGCAGGCGATCGTGGACCACTGGGGTGCCGAGGAGGCTGCGGTCATGGCGCTCCAGGCTGGCGCCGACGTCCTGCTGATGCCCCAGGACATGGACGCCGCGACGGCGGCCGTACTCGAGGCGGTGCGGTCGGGTGAGATCGCGAGCAAGGACCTCGACGCCAAGGTTCGTCGCGTGCTGCAGGTCAAGTACGACCGTGGCCTGTTCGACGACCCGTTCGTGGACGAGTCCGCGGTCGGCGGCGTGGTGGGCAACGAGACCCACCTCGAGACCGCGCTCGAGATCTCGCGGCGTGCCGCGACGGTGATCCACAATGACGACGTCCTGCCACTCGACGCAGGGGCGGGCGACGTGGTGGTGGTGGGGCCGGCGGCCGCGAACGTGGCGGACCTTTCGGGCGAGCTGCAGGACCGCGGCCTCTCGGTCACCACGCACACGGTGGCGACCAACCCGAACGCCTCTGAGCGGGCTGCGGCGGTCGCGGCGGCCAGCGATGCCGACCTCGTGGTCGCAGCCACGTGGCGTGCTTGGGCCAACCCCGGTCAGGCGCAGCTCGCGCGTGACCTCGCCGAGGGCGACGCTCCGGTCCTGGCGATCGGCACCCGCGACGCCTACGACATCGCGTACTACCCGCAGGTCGACGCGTACGTGGCGACCTACGGGACCCGGGCGGTCAACCACGCCGGCGCTGGCGAGGTGCTGTTCGGCGAGACCGAGCCCACCGGCCTGCTGCCGGTGACGATCCCCACCGCTGACGGCAGCGGTGTGCTCTACCCCTTCGGGCACGGGCTCGGCTACTAG
- a CDS encoding carbohydrate ABC transporter permease has translation MATTSTVRRARRWTRPSPSAGQGRVPPARVLAAFILPAFVLYGLFMVVPLVQALYFSLFEWRGTARGDFAGTANFVELFTRYPLNEQLPRAFLHNTYFFAGTMVLQNTFGLFLAVLLQRTRWGKTLFRTIYTLPYLFAPLVVGYLWSLILNPTFGPVNALLRGIGLESLAVPWLGDPSTALPVVIVVNAWQWIGFPLLLFGAALGAIPDELHEAAYVDGAGAWNTFFRITLPLLVPVVGTVTVLTFIGNYNVFGLIWAMGGVEGGPAGSTDVLGLLFYRTAFRGGVDAFGVASALAVLMFAFIFGLSLVFQRVFRRLEERLS, from the coding sequence GTGGCGACCACGAGCACCGTTCGTCGCGCACGACGGTGGACCCGCCCCTCGCCCTCAGCGGGGCAGGGGCGGGTCCCGCCGGCGCGCGTGCTCGCCGCGTTCATCCTGCCGGCGTTCGTGCTGTACGGGCTGTTCATGGTGGTGCCCCTGGTCCAGGCGCTGTACTTCAGCCTCTTCGAGTGGCGAGGGACGGCACGCGGCGACTTCGCCGGTACCGCCAACTTCGTGGAGCTGTTCACGCGCTACCCCCTGAACGAACAGCTGCCGCGAGCGTTCCTGCACAACACCTACTTCTTCGCCGGAACCATGGTCCTGCAGAACACCTTCGGGTTGTTCCTGGCGGTGCTCCTGCAGCGGACGCGGTGGGGCAAGACGTTGTTCCGCACCATCTACACGCTGCCGTACCTGTTCGCCCCGTTGGTGGTCGGGTACCTGTGGTCGCTGATCCTCAACCCGACCTTCGGGCCGGTCAACGCGTTGCTCCGGGGGATCGGCCTCGAGTCGCTCGCGGTGCCGTGGCTCGGTGATCCGAGCACGGCCCTCCCGGTCGTGATCGTGGTCAACGCGTGGCAGTGGATCGGCTTCCCGCTGCTGCTGTTCGGGGCCGCGCTCGGTGCCATCCCCGACGAGCTGCACGAGGCGGCCTACGTCGACGGTGCCGGGGCGTGGAACACCTTCTTCCGCATCACCCTGCCGCTGCTGGTGCCGGTGGTCGGCACGGTGACCGTCCTGACCTTCATCGGCAACTACAACGTCTTCGGCCTCATCTGGGCCATGGGCGGTGTCGAGGGTGGCCCGGCGGGCTCGACCGACGTGCTCGGCCTGCTCTTCTACCGCACCGCCTTCCGTGGGGGCGTGGACGCCTTCGGGGTCGCCTCGGCGTTGGCGGTGCTCATGTTCGCCTTCATCTTCGGGCTCTCGCTGGTCTTCCAACGGGTCTTCCGGCGGCTCGAGGAGCGGCTGTCGTGA